In Rhodamnia argentea isolate NSW1041297 chromosome 1, ASM2092103v1, whole genome shotgun sequence, the genomic window AGTTGGAAATACGAGCAAGTCATTCAAGCATCTcacggattttttttataataataataataacaacaaataTCAATAATGACTCACGAATAGAATTTTAATGTTATGTAAAACTTCTCCATAGCTGGTTTAGCCATGAAAAGAGATGTTGCGGACCGCAGCTTTTATGAGCTATTTATCAAGTTCGTTATAATGCCGCTAAGGGTGAGTAAGATGGATCAATTGAATCGAAAATCGCCTGGATCAAAATTCACTAGCTAGTTAAGTCCAATTTTTGGTTCCGTAAAATTGAAATCGGTGAGAACCAAATCGGACCGATTGTTCtttattaacttttttattcCATAACTATAAACTTAGTCTTAATTAATAGGTTAAAATTAAGGTCCGTGTTGCTCATCCCTTCATCCCTATTAATAATCTACCGGTTTCATTAGACCGTCTAGGAACCGGTGATCCTTAGCCACGGCCCCTCGCAAATTGTAATAGTTTGTAGCAATTTTCGATAAGCGCTTTGAGACAGTGACGGGGCTTCAAAAAAATGTATGGCTAAGCACACAAATTAGAGTATAGTCAAAACGCAGCACGATTGCAACAGAGCCACGGTCGTGCTGCAGGGACGGTTATCATCATCAGCAAGACATACCAACGATCGCGCCATTTGAGTGTCCGACCTCTGGCCTCGGCCCAGAACCCAATCCGACCTGCCCGTTTATAGTCGGGTCTTTGTTTGAGCCAAAAAGCACACATGACTAAAGAGAAATGGAAGCCAGATCCGCTCTTATATGTGATCGAATTTTTACCGTCACGACGGGGTTGACCAGATTTAAAATTCGGATCTGTCACTGGGGATTTTGTGTACTCGGGTCGGGTCTCTCTATCTTTATGGATTTGTCTTACAAAATTCGATTTAGTACGGTGACGGGGGTGCCGTTATTCCAGGAGATGCTTAAGTAGGAAGGGAAGACAAGTGAAAGTCCACCGTCTTCCCTCTCCTTCTCTGCTTGCTTGGCGGGAGCACTCCACCTGGCGAAGGTGGCATCTGCTCTGTTCGCATCCTTCGTGCCACTGTAAAGCCACAccaccgtctctctctctctctgagtttaTACTGTGAACGCTCTGATTTGGAGCTCAATCTGCGAAAACTCGACCATGGGTGGTGAAGTCGTCGACTCTGTCGTCTCTGGTGGCTCTTCATCCGGTAAATTCGTCACCTCTATCCTCGTGCTCATTCCATTAAGATCATTGCCCCgatcggaatattaaattggcCCCACTTTGTTTCTCGGTGTCATGATCACATTCCGGGAATCATCGTGAATGATCTCTGCAGAAGGCGAAGTGCCACTGGACGAAAGCTTCGCTTCTCAAGTTCCCACTCTTTTCAGgtgcttaattttattttgttttttttttttttgggtttcgcAATGAAATCTTTGACAATTGAATCAAGAAATTCAGATATCTTTTGGCCTCGAGAATTGTTCGTGTTTGGATAGAAAACTTATCTCAAGGTTGAATCTTGCAAAGATGAAAATTTTAGTATCAGAATTCTCgttccttgaaaatttcaaatcctagaTGAACCGAATGAGGCATCGGTAAATAAAAGGTTATGGTTAGAATTCAAAAGCTAAATCAGGTGGGTTTTGTTCTATTAGCAGCTAGACATAGAATGTGGGCTTTTTGCTTGTCAGGGATGGTCTCAGCAGGAAAGTTGGCAGTAAAACTGTGAAGGAAGATGATGTTTTGGGACTCGGGGATTTTGAGGGGGAGGATGGCGTGTTTTCTTCTGCTCTAGAATCTGAAGTTAACTTGCGGAGGAGGAGTAGCACTCATAGAGAAGTCTTGGGGAGCTACGATGACTCACGGGTTCATATCGAAAGTCTGGGTCATGCGAAAAGCAAGATTCTGAGGTATTAAGTTCTTAGCAGTGTGGTTTTGTCCATTACCATAAAAATTATGATGATCTAATCCGATGTTCTTTGTGAAACAATTATGTTTCAGTGCTTATATTTAGTTCTATGTGATGATATGGATGTTGCATGTCATCTGATGAGCTGGAAGTTTCAAATTCTGTTGGGTGAAATTAGTGGACTATGTTAAATGAGCATGCAATCGAGTTAACTTGTATTGTGGTCACCTGATTTTACAAACTTTACTTTGCAGCTACTACCCTGGAGCATGGATTGAGGAAGTAGGCGGTACAAAATCTTTTGACTACAAGGTGCCACAGACGACTTCCCTCATCTTGATTGGTCCAAGAGGGTCAGGGAAAAGCAGTCTTGTCAACAGAATATCCAAGTTGCTCGATGATGACAAGTTTGCCTCAGAAAGAGCCCAAGTATCATGTACATGTCACTTCATTGCTTTTGACATGTTACATGTTGATTTATTAATGTTCTATAAGATGGTGTAGTTCATCTGACCAGTTTCTTCTTCAATTGTCTTTTACACCAGACAATTCTTCTGCAGGAGATGGGACATACTTCCTCCAGGAGTACATGATTCCAAGGGGTTCAACATCCTTCTGTCTTTATGATACCCGTAGTTTGTCAACTGACCCCTCTGAAGACAGTAAAATCATCAAACGATGGATGACAAAAGGCGTTCGTCATGGTGAACTTGTCATCAGGTGTGAAGATCTTACTTCAGGCTGGAGTTGGCTTTATAAATAGGTGTGTCCATTCGGAACTATAATACTTCTGCATTTTACTTCCAGGGAATCAGATGATTGGAGTTTAAGGAAGAGAATGAGGTGCAAGGCTCGCTGGAGTTGCCATCCATCCTCAGTAATAAGGAGGGTGAATTTTGTGATATTTGTTGTTAACAGCATAACAGTTCTCACTTCCATGGACAATAACCATGATGGCCAATCACAGTACATGCAGTTGATTGCAGATACCTACAATTGCCCGTATTTGTCATTTAAAGGTACCAAAACATTTATTAGTTTAATAATTTTAGTTAAACGGGGGAAGctttaaattggcaaaagaagtGCCGGAAGACCTGTAGTGAGAGTAGAAGAACGAGGATTTTGCTTTCGGACAGAGGGTTTATCCTTCTTAGGTAAATCTTGCCAGATGGAAATGAAAAGGATCGTAAGCAGAAATCTGCTGATGCCAACAGATCTCGTGACATAGGTCACACCCAATTGGCCTAAAAAATGACTTGAGATGATAATGTCAGTTTAAGATTGATTAAAATGAATGGTCTTATAACACACATTACTGTTTCAAGGGGCTAAATTTTATGCTGAGACTAGATGATGTCCTCTGTAGTCAGTTGACATGGGAGATTGTAAGGCCAGGATTATCAAAAGTGCACATTCTGAAAAATTGTCTGCAACACTTTAGAGTAAAGCTAGAGAATAGGAAGCATGTTATATTAATGGAGAAATTATGTTGAAGGTTGTCTTTTTCAATGAAAAGATGGCGACATTTATTGTAGTAACAGAGAGATATCAACTATTCAGAGTTCTTGAAGCTCTGCCTGTGCTCGAACAGGCAGATAACATTTGCTAACATCCTTTCTTGTACTATCTCTGTTGGTCGCTGCACAAATatcaaatattacaaaagaGCAGTCAATTGTCATGCTCACTGGTTAAGAATCTTGAGTAAAAAGCATTAAGAGCATTAGGTGACATTCTTCATTTgtatgttcttttcctttttacagATGACAAGCCTGCTGTAGTAGTCACACATGGCGATCTACTTTCAGTCCCTGACCGTGCTCGTGTTCGCGTATACCTGGGAGAGCTGTTTGGCATCCCTCCTGCAAAGCAAATATTTGACATTCCAGGTATTTTGATTCAGCTTTCCAAGTTTTAGCGAGTCATTTGTGAAGTGGAAGTGAAATGTGACTCCTTGTTGCAGATAACTCCAACCTTGTAACGCAGAACACAATAGTTGACATGCTGCGCTATTCCCTTGAACACGCTGATAGAAATCTTCCTCGTAAGACTTGGGTATCAAAAAGGGTAAGGCTCTTTCAGCTATATGTTTTATCATCATTCACGCTTATCCTCCTTTATGCAGATTATAGTCTGAGAGGTCTAAATTCTTCCCTTTGAATATCATCCACTTCTATTTGTAAAG contains:
- the LOC115753304 gene encoding uncharacterized protein LOC115753304 isoform X2, yielding MGGEVVDSVVSGGSSSEGEVPLDESFASQVPTLFRDGLSRKVGSKTVKEDDVLGLGDFEGEDGVFSSALESEVNLRRRSSTHREVLGSYDDSRVHIESLGHAKSKILSYYPGAWIEEVGGTKSFDYKVPQTTSLILIGPRGSGKSSLVNRISKLLDDDKFASERAQVSYNSSAGDGTYFLQEYMIPRGSTSFCLYDTRSLSTDPSEDSKIIKRWMTKGVRHGELVIRESDDWSLRKRMRCKARWSCHPSSVIRRVNFVIFVVNSITVLTSMDNNHDGQSQYMQLIADTYNCPYLSFKDDKPAVVVTHGDLLSVPDRARVRVYLGELFGIPPAKQIFDIPDNSNLVTQNTIVDMLRYSLEHADRNLPRKTWVSKRVWRVQVSACVYLALIVGIAIIAACMKRTHRVPKSKIHIDWPKIRHMWLE
- the LOC115753304 gene encoding uncharacterized protein LOC115753304 isoform X1 yields the protein MGGEVVDSVVSGGSSSEGEVPLDESFASQVPTLFVRDGLSRKVGSKTVKEDDVLGLGDFEGEDGVFSSALESEVNLRRRSSTHREVLGSYDDSRVHIESLGHAKSKILSYYPGAWIEEVGGTKSFDYKVPQTTSLILIGPRGSGKSSLVNRISKLLDDDKFASERAQVSYNSSAGDGTYFLQEYMIPRGSTSFCLYDTRSLSTDPSEDSKIIKRWMTKGVRHGELVIRESDDWSLRKRMRCKARWSCHPSSVIRRVNFVIFVVNSITVLTSMDNNHDGQSQYMQLIADTYNCPYLSFKDDKPAVVVTHGDLLSVPDRARVRVYLGELFGIPPAKQIFDIPDNSNLVTQNTIVDMLRYSLEHADRNLPRKTWVSKRVWRVQVSACVYLALIVGIAIIAACMKRTHRVPKSKIHIDWPKIRHMWLE